The following nucleotide sequence is from Zea mays cultivar B73 chromosome 1, Zm-B73-REFERENCE-NAM-5.0, whole genome shotgun sequence.
TAATATATACCTAAATTGATCATTAAATACTTAATAGTGGCATTAAATCCGGTTTCCCGGCAGAAAATATCGGTTTACCGGTCTAAAATAACGGTTTACCGGTCCCAAAAACGGTTTATCAGCGGTTTTCGGTTTTTATGAAATTTTTCAAATTTTTTAAATTTGGAACGAATTTGAAAAAAAAACCGGTGGTTAACCGAAACCGCACCCCGGCGATTTCGGTAAACCGACCGGTTTACCGCCGGTTTTTACCGGTTTTGTAAACCTTGACACTGCATTTGCCTCACGCATGCCTGTACGATATGTCCCAGCACGGAACGGCAGCTGACGCAAGCCACCTTGCAGCGTGGGCGTGGCTCACGCTCACTGGCTCCGCCTCCACGACCCGTTTGGTTGTGGTAAACTTTTGGCGGATGCCGTCAGCAATGGATCGCGATGTGACCTTTCCGTCCCTGaaacaaaaaataaataaaataaaatacggAGACCCTTTTCACGGACCCAGTGCCTTTTCTCACGAGAGTGGACAAAAAACAAGGTTCCATTCGTGTGAGAATAAGACAAGAAGGGTGTTAAATATAAACATGCCATTTTAAGTTTTATTAAATATATAGAGGGGTGACATTTTTCTAAGCCATGTCCTAATGAAGCACAAGGCTGGATACTAAGTTTCAGTCCTAGCAGAGGAAAGTATGTGTTATTCAGCATCAACTAACTATTACTCCTACTGCAGAGTGGAGAGGCAAGTTACCATATTTTTCCGTCTGTGTTGCACTGATAAAGACTGAAACTTCTCCCGATGTGTTGCACTGATAAGTGATAAAGGCAACATTGCATGCACGCCATGCTGTACTGTAATGCAAAACCAGCTAGCTGATCAGGGCTTCAATCAGATCCTGACAtacttttttttttttgcaatgtGCCTGGCTGTCTGGCTGCTCTAAGCTTATTGAGAAGCAGGGGGCGGGCCCAGGGTGGTTCAAGGGTATTCATTGAATACCCAAATTTTTTgttgttttggtgatttataATAATTTGTCAATAATGTATTATAAAAAATAGTGTTAGAGCACTAAtttctttgatcttttgaatttttgAATACCCAATCTTAAATTTCTAGGCCCGCTAACTAACCCCAACAAACACGGATTCGACACGGAAGTGGACAATTTCTACATATTAATGCACTGACTGTTATTTCTCCTTTAcgtttgaagaaaagaaagaaagaaagcattTCAGCCGATTGTATCATTTACCGATTTTACCAAGAATTATTTTTGTCTGTTATTTTCTTGATGTCGTCTTTTGTCATTTCTCCAAGAGCCTAATCTTATAATAAGATTAGTTGCTGGAATAATGGTTTGATCCTCGTATACATCAAGGCTGGCCAAATTACATGCAGAGGGCGTTCAATTTGCCCCTCCATATGATTATTTGCCTCACCATATATATATTTCAAGGCAAAAGAATTATTTATTCCAAGTAAGACTAAACCCCGTTTGATAACTTTTCAGGTTCAGCACGAATCCTTGACTTGCCCCTTGCGACTGACGGTGTGCCACTTATGTGGTTCTCCACTGTCAACACACTTGCCTTAGACCAGAAGCTAATGCAGTCCATCATCGATGACCTTAACAGGTTCATCCAGAGGAAAGATTACTAAAAGATGAATTGACTATTAGGATTTATAGGCTAGACCCTATTAAAAAATTCAACTAAATTCCAGAAAAATCTCAAAAGCTCATATATGTGTATGGCTAGGGAATGGTGGAACCAATAGTAGCATATTGATAGTCCAAGTGCAGTGGAACTAGTTTAAATATGAAGGTCACACTCACTCATCAAGTCCTGTATGagaagagagtgtggagagccacacacgCTCGCTTGTCTCgcctggccggggcggggcgaagggcgcacgacatacgcgtgaatggtccgccgcgtgaatggtccgccaaaatccggcccctcgccttgcgggggcgcggctcacTTTTGTTGTTTTAATTTTTTGGTTGCTTGGCTGTTAAGATcagaatcctaaccgatcgctataaaatctaaactgaacgcgagattttcgtgggcagaTCGGATCGCAGATAGCTATCcgttcgcggactcggccctataaaaggcgtCTGGCCACCAGCATCCAAATCATTCTAGTTTTCGCTTTCGCCTGTCTTCACAACTGAGCCGCCTTCAGTTCCTTTCATCCCAACCGCCAACGTGCATCTGCGAtcgggagagcaggtctccggaacccttcgcccTTCGAGAtcatgcaccgggagagggcgaataaggcttTTGGAAAGCGTCCTCACGCGACTGCTCGCTGATTCCGCTGATCATCAACTCCGCTGtttcgacgtcgtcgaccctgctgattccggctcGCGCCATCTATCAGTATATCTGATCAGTACGCACCATCTGATTTAACCTTTTATTTTAGTTCTTCTAATTTGGTCATAATTTATATTCAGAATTTAATCTGGAAATTATCTAATTATTCAACATTAGCAAAGCATGGAAGCAGGGGTACCTGTTGTATGGTCCACCTTAGACCGGGAAGTCAGGCCTAATCGTGAGTCGTGACCATGGCCAACCATCAGTTCGGCAAGTGCTAACAAGCTGATAACTTTATTCAATGGTAACTAATTTGGCAAGAACAATCAGTGGTCTGTTTGAGGTCCTCTGCACACGTTTTTAGAGCAGATTTGGGAGTGGAGTTCCAACGGCTATGTGAGGGTTTGGAACGTATATATATGACCCAATCAGTGTGTTGTACATCCAAGAGCTAAGCAAACGAGTCCATACACAAGAGAAACACATCCAAGTGATCAAATAGTCCAAATCCCACAAATTGAGTAGAGAGCAAAGTTAGCCTTGATTTGTGAGAAAAAGAGCTAGAGCACTTCTATGAGCTGAAGTGTGGAGTTGTGTTGTGATCATAAGCTTTGAAGGTAGGCTCCCATTGAGGTGTAAAGCGATCAAGAGCCTCCAACTGTGTAGAGAGCCTTGAACTCATTGAGAAAAGAGAAAAATACTCAAGTTCGATCTTTGTGATCACTTGAGGAAGAAAATGGTTGAGAAAGAACCGGTTCTTAGTGAACTCTTCAACGGAGACATAGATTTCTTTGTGAAACCAAACTCCAGTAACAAATCATCGTGTATCTCTTGATTTGTGTTTGCCATTTGACTTTCCATCTCCTCCCTAAGTTCTTCATTGTTTTATATTATTGCTAAGTCTAAATCATGCAATTTTCTGTGCAACAATATCAAGTATTGAAGTTAGTCAATTCTCGGACTAAGAGTCTTGTTCTATCACTTAAGATTACTTATCTCAGATCAATTTTTGGATTATTTTGagttaaattttaggtttcgtctattcacccgCCTTCTAACCGACTTTCATGAACACATTGGACTTTGAGCTGAGTATGAGGGAGCAGAGGAAGAAAATGATAGACTACCGGATGAAGTTGTATATGAAGGTGCACTTGATCTTGAAGGTGTAGCCATACCTTGTAGCGATAAAATACCAGGGGAGGATATTGTCTTTTCTAAAATACCAGGGGATCCATAGAGAGAAATCTTCCTGCTATTTTGAATAGCAAGGGATTATTCTCCCATGGATCTATTCGTGATCTCGGGTCATCAAAGCAGTCCTTATAGGGACAAAAATATAAATTTcgcatgaaattaatattttctaAAATCCATATAGAATCGGGCTGCAGTACTATATCTCGGTCCTAAAAGATCGGCCAGTTCATCACCCCAGCGAGCACAGCGCGACTGGTATGATGGTATCCCAATCTAACCTCACCTGTTCTCATGTCCTCTTGCCGCCCTTCTCGCTTGGGCTCGTGATCATGGGACAGCCATGCAACCCACAATGACGGCCACGCCGGATGCAGCACAGGAGAGTGGCATGACACTGGGTGTCTGGGCATGCTGCGCCCCACTTATTAGCTTTTGCTAGGGTAAAAACGAGAAGAATAAGATAACGAGAACTCTTGCTGCTGAATCGCCAAACGGCATTCACTGTTTTTTTTCCCTTCAAGGCCTGACCGCCTGAGCAATTTTGTTCCCTGAACCCTATTTGTTCGATCCTGCAACGCAATGCCGACTGGACGCGCTGGGCTCATGTTATTGTTATGATGGCGTTAACTAACTTTACGGCCGAGCGGGTGAGAAGCGGTGATGGAGGAGGGAAAAGCTGGTAGATCCCACCACCACACCACAGCGTCATGGTGGTAGCACCACCCACCACAGCGTCCTCGTCCTTAACATTTGCCGCCGCTGTTACCCACTAATTACACTGTCGCATGCGCAGTGGCGAGAGCAGGGTTCCCCCGGGCAGTAGTGCATCGTTCACTGTTAATGGCACAGGCGCACAAGAACACGTACGCGCAAATCCAGTGGAAAGGCCCTGCTGCCGCTCGTCAACGTGCTTTGCGCCGCGCGTAATGGCCTCGGAAAGATCCTGCTTTTCGCGGCTGAAACTGGAACAGTTTctcctcctcgtcgtcgtcgtcgtcggtggGCTTCTCGTACGCGTGCGGCGTATGCGGCAGGTTCAGAGACCAGAAGGCAACAATTGCCGGCACGTCCTAGCTAGTGAGCGgtaccagcagcagcagtaacTTGCTGCTGCGCGTCCGGCGGCGCAGCGCAGGAAGTGAATGAGTTTTTACAGGCTGGAAAGGGGAGGTGATGTGTTTATGCTGCCGCCTTTTAAAGCGCATGGACGAGCCCTTTCGTCAGGCACTTCAAACCGGGAGTTAATGGCGGCTCCAACGTACGCGCGGGCCGGGGACGCGTCTTTCCGTGAATGGCGCGACCTCGCCATAGTCTCTGGCCCTCTCCTCTCGCTATTACTCCTGTGACGTTTCCTGGCTGGCAGCAATGGCGATCGAGTGGAGTCAGCAGCGGCCCAGCAGGGCAGCAACGGCCGTCGTCGTCTTCTTTGGAGCCCCAGCTCCAACAAAGCGAGCTCGGTTTGCCGTTGGGACTTGGGTGGGAGTGGAAAGACAGACAGTGCCGTGGTAGTGGTACTGAGTGAGATCAAATCAAAAGCCTATGGCTCCAGCCCAGACGCGTTGGCATCCTGGCATGGATGCATGGTCATGGCATGGGGACCCCTTCGGCCTTCAGCACTGCAAAGTAGGAGTACTGGCCATGGAGATTCTAGACGGAGCAAAAGGTAAGCTACTGATACTTAGGTTAGGGGTAGTGGTGGACTGGTGGTTGTATTTTCTAAGAAGGCAAGCAACAGACAGATGATCGGGTTTGGGGGTTTTCGATGCGATTAATTATTTCCGCCATTTTTTTACATACGGAACGAACGGGCGCCATTGCCATTGCAGCTGAGCTTGCTGCGTCGCAGATGATCGGGTACCCTGCCTCCACCAGCCTATACAACAGTCGCCTGCCTACTTCCTTCGCCATACGTACACCGGGCGCACTCACGATTACCTAAAGCTACTGAATACTGATGACCTTCATCCTCGGAGACACGACACGAGCTGAGAACGGTCCTGCCGGCCGTCAAGCAGATTGGATTGGGAGCTACGCCTACGCGGCGGCCTTGGCCGGCGGTATAACGATCGGGCTCCGGACGACGTGCTCGCTCGACACCCACTTCAGGTTCCCCTCGGCGCCGGCGACGGCCGGCGGCCCGTTCCACCGCACCGTCACGGTGAAGCTCTGCTTCTCGTTCGCCCTGGCGAACCGCAGCACCGGGGGCCGCACCACCACGGACACGGCCCTGGGCATGTCCACCACGGCCTTGTACACCGAGTTGGCCTTCCCGACGTTGGTCACGGTGCGGCGGACGGTGATCGGATGGGACAGCAGCTTCACCACCAGCGACGGGTAGTTGAGCTCCGCCTCGGTGATGGCCTTCAGCTTGGCGCAGGCGACGCGGCGCCCAGTTATCTCCTTCACGCCGTCGTCCCCGATGCCCAGCCCGCAGAGGTAGGCGATGTACTCGCCGGCGCCGAGGTCGTACACCAGCCCCGGGTCGACGGCGCGGGACGGGTTCACGTAGCCGGCGCCCATGCTGTAGAAGCTCGCCCGCCTGTACTGCTCGTCCTTGATCGGCACGCCCGCGTGGTCCGCCGTGCCCGACGACGTCATGATCGCCGACTTGATCGCCGCGGGGGACCAGCTCGGGTGCAGGCTCTTGATGATGGCCGCGATGCCGCTCAGGTGCGGCGTCGACATGGACGTCCCGGACTCCATGAAGAAGGGCAGGCTCACGTCGTCCGCGAACTCCGGGTGCATCTCGCTGGGCGCCCACGCCGCCAGGATGTTCATTCCGGGCCCGGTGATGTCGGGCTTCAGGATGCCCGGGCTCGCCTTGTTCGGCCCGCGCGACGAGAAGAAGGCCACGGACGGCGCCGGGGACGAGCCCATCACCGTGCCCCGGAACGTGATGGTCGCCGTGGGCCTGGGCGTCGACTTGATGTACGCCGCGATCTTGGACCCCGCGGCGTAGCTCACGTGCGACGCCGGCAGGACGTGCGCGTCGGCGAAGGTGGTGAACCCCTCCGCCGGCTTGTTCATGAGGATCATGCCGGCGCCGCCGTACGCGGACACCATCTGCCCCTGCTCGACGTGCTCCGTGATGGAGCGGCTCTCGCACAGCACCACCTTGCCCCTCACCTCGGCCTCCACCAGCGTGCTGCAGTCGCGGGCCTCCGGGTCGCCGTTGCGGCCCGGGAAGACGAGCGGCAGCGGGCGCCCCGCGGTGTTGTTCCGGGGCTGGAACAGCGACTCGCCGTCGAACACCTGCCCGTCGCCGAGCCTGACGGTGGTGCGTATCGCGCGGTCCATGGTGCCCGCCGCAACCGTCAGCATCCATGGCGCGCCGTTGGTGATGGAGCCCGCGGCGGGGCCGTCGTTGCCCGCCGCGGCGCTGACGAAGATCCCGTGCTCCATGGCCTTGAACGTGGCGATGGCGATGAGGTCGTAGTTGAACTGCGCGCCGTCCGTGGCGCTGATGGAGAAGGAGAGCACGTCGACGCCGTCCTTGACGGCGGCGTCCAGGCCGGCAACGATGTCCATGATGGAGCACCGGCTCCGCGTGCACACCTTGTAGATGGCCAGGTGCGCGTGCGGCGCCATCCCGGACGCCGTGCCGTGCGCGTTGCCCCGCACGTCGGCGTTCTGCACGAAGTTGCCCGCCGCCGTGCTGGCCGTGTGCGTGCCGTGGCCCGCGTCGTCCACGGGCGGCGCCGAGTCGTTGATGGCCGCGCTCCCGAACGCGCGCGCGCCGATGACCTTGTTGCTGCACCCGCCGCCGGCGATCGACCGGAACTGGCAGGCGCCCTTCCACTTCTTGGGCGGCGGCGGCAGCCCGGCGTCGCCGAAGGACGGGTGGCTGGGCAGGATGCCGGTGTCGAGGAGCCCAATCACCACGCCGCGGCCGAAGCCGGAGCGGCTCCAGAAGCCGTCCTTGCCCATgtggaggccgaggaagcccggcGAGTGGGTGGTCGCCAGCGGCAGGAACTCCTCTGGGTACAGCCGCAGACACCCCTCCTTGCGCCGCAGCGTCTCCGCCTCCGCGTCGGTGAGGCGGGCAGCGAAGCCCGTCAGCACGTGGCTGTACGAGTGGATGATCCTCGGCCCGTCGTCCGCCGCCGAGTCCAGCGTCGCCTCCGGCAAGAAGGACCGGTGCCACTCCTCCAACGAAGCGGTGCTGCCGCCGTCCCTCGGCTCGAGATGAACCACGTAGTTCTTGCGCTCCTGCGCGTCGGCGAGCAGCGCGGCGGCGGAAAGCAGGAGCAGGGGAAGGAGGCTTCTTTGGGTCCGCATGACTCTGGTAAGCAGCCGCCTTGGCGTTTGGTGCTCGGTAGCGCCGAATCGATTTGAAGCGAGGGAGCAGGGTGCGGGGAGGGAAGTGGCGTGGCAACAACGGAGGGGGTGCCGGGGGTTTATGTAGGGTGGTGGCAGGCAGCGGCAGTGTGCGCCGGGTGGGGGGAGTGAGTGAGTGAGTGATGGGCAGGCAGCGCAGAGCACTGGCGGTGAGCTGGCGAGCAGAATCGAAGCAGggggggaggaggaggaagaggacTACTGGGCCGATTTTGAATTTCCATTTGGTATATGGCGATGCTGATGGCACTGGCGTTTACTGTTTCCCCCGTCCCCGGGTGGGCGGTGGCCAAGGCGGCCGTTGGATCGGCCGGAAAACGACGTGTCGAGCGGTGCTGTTTGCCGGGGGGTCCTTGTTCGTGTAGAAAGCCTGGGGCTGCTTCCCGGTCCGGCGAGGTCCATGGATTTAGCGTGGCCGTGGCTTCGCGTCACGCTCCTCCATTCATTTCTCAcgcctttttctttttttatctGTTTGCCTCATGTGCTGTACGGCATTGCTCTCGTCCCTGAAGCAACACTCAACGTAGTGGCGTAGAGTAACTCCATCAGTTTACGGCAGAGGCAGGGTAAAACTTCTTTTTAAGAATGGTGATATATATGGGTCCTCGTGAAAGTACAAAGCGTACGCACTGATGCTCTCTCACTCTCTATGTTTTTGTGTGTGTGACAGAAGTCAGTCACAGAATGCTGCTATCCGGGCGAAAGTCAGGGTGGTTGGTGCTTGCAACAGAAGGAGCCACACACGGACACGGACACAGAGAGCCAAGGCCATTTTTGAGCGGCGGCATCATTCGAACCCGCGTCGTCCCCTCCTCTCCCTGCCCGTGGGTCGCTGACCGCTGCTCGGCCGCCACTCTTGCGTTGCGCCACGCGTGAGCTGGACGGACGGTAGCGACCCGCGTCGTCTTTTTAGACTCTTTTTTCAGAGTGTCAAGCACACAGTCACTGTGTGCTGCTAGCTGATGCGCatggccctctctctctctctctctcgctcctcCTACGCTGCGTGTGTCACTGTGCGATTCACGCATTCGGCGTCCGTGGGGACTCCGTAGTGATGGCGATCGGCGCGGACGCTTTCGGGTACCGGGGCCCCAGCTGTCTGCGGCAGCGCTAATGATGGGTCGGTGGGGCAAATCCTGCGCGGCAGCGCTAGTGTCTGCGTATTTCTGTGAACCGAATGAATGGTTGGGTATGTGGCGTGGACAGACACGTTGTCTGAGCCAGCCAGGAGCGGCGTTCCAAAACGTTTCTCGCCGGAATCGCTTGTCGCCTTGCGTCGGGAGaatgatagatagatagatagatagggacggacgccggagggtgcttttcttttttgtttttacaaaaaaaaaagagagatAGTGAAGTGCTGCGGTTGTGGATGATGTACGTATGGGAATATAAAATTGGAGCAAGAGACCTTTGTCTCTCAAGGACGATGTTTATCTTATGGGTCATGGAGTCTGCGACTTCGCTTTTCGCGTTCCTTTGTTAGTTCTCTCTCCATCGGCGGGGGAAATATATATATGGACGAGTGGAAGCAATCAAGTACGTACTTGTTGTCATGATATTCTATATCTTTTTTATGTAGATCACAAATCAAGCTGTAGATACAGTTTAGTTTAAAATAATGATTAAAAAAGGTCTATCTGTGGGTGTTTTTTTCAGACACGTAGTACGCCCACCCACCCACCACTGTTCTTCGAAGAGGGCGATCGAGGGGCCTGTATGGCTCTGCCTTGTTCAGTACGTACTCCTCCAACATCTTGACGTGGAAACGAGGATTCCGATGCGTCCTCTGCGGCAGCAAAGAAACGTTTTTCGGGAGGCACGCACCACCGCACCGGATAGATTATGCTCTCTTGGGGCTTTACTGGCAGGCAGGCACCACAATCTTGTCGAATAATCTAATCCTCCCCATGCCATGATAATCGGTCTTGGTTTCCTACTATGTCTCCGTTCCGCTGTCTGGAAATGATACGCCGAGAACCCTTTTGGCTCGTCCACCAAACCCTTGCATGAAAATGCACACTAGTAGTATCTTCAGTAGAAGCAGCACCTGCTCCGCCCCACGTACGTCGAGCTCGAGCGGCAGCGCACCATCTCCATGTGTAGCGGATGCGGCCGCCCCACTTTCCACTGCCTCGGCACGGCCGATCTCTTTGTTGGCTTCCATTCCAAGCAGCGCACGAACCACCTCGGTGGCAGCACGACAGGACAGGGGCACAGGCACGGGCGCGCACGCACTCCCTCGGTTCGCCCTCCCGCGCGCCGCGGGGTTCCGTTCCGTTCCGCCGGCCCGGCCGGCCGGTCGCGCACAGGCAGAAGCGTCGCTCCACAGTCCACGCGCTGTACTCGACGCCATTGGTCTGCGAGCCATGGCAGCCCGATTGGGTACCGCGCGTGGTGCCGTGGTTGAGGCGTCGCGCTGTGGCCTGTGGCGTTGGTTGGCAGCTGGCCGAGCGCGCGCACGCTTTGGCCCAGCCATGGCCCATGCTGTTCTGCCATCTTCAATTCCCCCCCACGCCTGATGCAGCCATGCGCGCAGGctgctgcctgcctgcctgcttgCCTACCTGACTGAACCAGACGCACACGGTGACACGACGACGACACAGCAGGTGTGCATTTTGCGCACGCAGCGCTGACTGCTCtgaggctatccgcaaccgttacccctaaatatttccccctatatcactttttctcTCTATTTTCCcacctattttttcatctcccgcagcggttccccctaaatactcccctataccccactactactataaaatatcattttctataccaactatcaattttttatctactaacaattactcgtggacccacaacacagtgtttagggtaatgaacagtgacacgctagatctagggggagagagaaggagaccgacacgtagggggcgctgtagggggcaccgctgcggccatAGGGTGCCCCCTACGCGCCGCATGCAAGGGGAGGGAGAGGTGCAGCGTCCACCGCTGCGGCTAGTCTGAGGTTGTCCGCAGCACTACCCGCGAGGGTCACCCTCTCCTATAGCCATATAGAGTGACCCTCCCACCGTAGCGCTGTGCGCTACAACTCCCCTCTCCTTACTACACTTCGGCCTTATTCGTTTctgccggattggtgggtcgaaACAATTCctgaccggattgcttctctaatttatataaattttgattagctggaacgattccgggcgTAATCCGACGGAAACTAACAAGACCTTCAAGGGATCGGAACCAGCAGGAAGCGTTACAACAAGCGTGATTGTGCCGGTGCACACGTATTATTTGTTAGTTATAGGTATGGAAAATAATATTTTACGGTTATAGTGATGTGGTTGTGTAGTACCGTACAAGGAGACAAATTTATAGAAACCCACTTCACTGCAGATATCCTGAGCCAACGCACGTCGTTCTCGGCGATCCGGGCGGCGGCGTAATCTAGCCCAGAAATCAACCTTATTATCTGGATATCGGGACAGGTAGAGAAACTGTAGAGCATTATATTAGCTGGGAGCTTCCAGCAGAAGAACACGGTTGGGTATCATCGCGCTGGAGGTTTGATGGGTGACGACGATTGATCATGCTCATGCATGCAAGCCATCGAATGATACGTTTGCCTAACCCCCGGCACCTAAAAGTATGGTGAAttatatgtatgtttgcgctccagTAAGTAGCCTCGTTTGTTTATTCTGTTCTATATATTTATTATGTAATGTGCACGCTGTTGAGCTGACTGATCAGCTTTCGGCTGATGATTAGATTGGCCGGATGGGAATACAGAAAACTCATGGTGACTCGTACCACCAGCAGCAGACCCCGTTTTGGGCATTGTGCTTGTGCGCGTACTGTGTCATGGTCACGGCCCCATGCACGGCGTCCACGCGCATGAGGTACGAGGCCCCCTCTCTCCGTGGTCAAAAGTCAAAACCAGCCAAAAGTATATGCCGATGCGTGAGGGGCCGGGAAACTGAGAGAGCAAAGAAGACAAAAGTCAAAGTAGTAGGCCGTGACCCGGCCCGTTCGTTTGGACCGGGCAAGATGAAACGCACCTAACCGAAGCGACATATCCCTCTCGCTACAGCTCGCAAACTAGCTAGCGTTGCTTCCGGTTCCATGATCACGAAAGCgacccatgcatgcatgcatgcacgcgTACGTGCTGCCGATTGCCGTGACGACGACCCGACGCCCACCCCGGTATCCGCCGCCATTATCATTCGCCCGCGCCGGATCATCCCAAACGACTGACCACCAATCATATAAGGCATGCAGGTCCCAGCTTTGCCGCGCCGCCGGCGGTCCGGGGGCTGACGACGTCGACGTGCCAGGTGCCGATGTAATCCACGCGCGCGGGATCCGAGCCACGGCCCACGGTCCACGGATGCGCGCGCATCCGAATCCGGAGCGTGTGGTCCGTCGACGGGTGCATGCAGCGGGGTGCGTTCAATGGGGGACGTACGGGTGGCCCGGAGTCCGGTGCGGCCGGCTGATTTGGACCGGACCAAACCGGACCGGCGTCCGGAGCTCATTTGCACATCGATTAGGCAAGAGCGATCGAGAGAGATTGTTGCTTGCACGAGAACGAGATGGGCACGTCGTCGTCCGCCTCCTGCCCTGCTCCACTTGTACGCCCATCCTGTCCTGGAACAGCCGTCAGATGAGATAGAGACCCTACGCGAGTCATCCATCATGCATACCCCCATTTGAACAGGCTAGCTTGCTCGAGTCCACGTGGGAGATGACCGAATGGCAGCCTGCCAGCCATATGATATGCCGACGCACTGACGCAGAATCCTCGCATTTGCTCCGGCTGGGTGGATAGGACAGACAGCCACGCGAAGCAATGCACCCATGCTCGGCGACGGCGAGAGAGAAGGGAAG
It contains:
- the LOC100274260 gene encoding Subtilisin-like protease 4 precursor; its protein translation is MRTQRSLLPLLLLSAAALLADAQERKNYVVHLEPRDGGSTASLEEWHRSFLPEATLDSAADDGPRIIHSYSHVLTGFAARLTDAEAETLRRKEGCLRLYPEEFLPLATTHSPGFLGLHMGKDGFWSRSGFGRGVVIGLLDTGILPSHPSFGDAGLPPPPKKWKGACQFRSIAGGGCSNKVIGARAFGSAAINDSAPPVDDAGHGTHTASTAAGNFVQNADVRGNAHGTASGMAPHAHLAIYKVCTRSRCSIMDIVAGLDAAVKDGVDVLSFSISATDGAQFNYDLIAIATFKAMEHGIFVSAAAGNDGPAAGSITNGAPWMLTVAAGTMDRAIRTTVRLGDGQVFDGESLFQPRNNTAGRPLPLVFPGRNGDPEARDCSTLVEAEVRGKVVLCESRSITEHVEQGQMVSAYGGAGMILMNKPAEGFTTFADAHVLPASHVSYAAGSKIAAYIKSTPRPTATITFRGTVMGSSPAPSVAFFSSRGPNKASPGILKPDITGPGMNILAAWAPSEMHPEFADDVSLPFFMESGTSMSTPHLSGIAAIIKSLHPSWSPAAIKSAIMTSSGTADHAGVPIKDEQYRRASFYSMGAGYVNPSRAVDPGLVYDLGAGEYIAYLCGLGIGDDGVKEITGRRVACAKLKAITEAELNYPSLVVKLLSHPITVRRTVTNVGKANSVYKAVVDMPRAVSVVVRPPVLRFARANEKQSFTVTVRWNGPPAVAGAEGNLKWVSSEHVVRSPIVIPPAKAAA